The DNA segment GATAAGAGTGAATGCTTTAACTAAAATAGAACTATCTAATTGCATTTATGCCAATTAGGTTGATTCGCAACACGAATCATACAGAGAGGTAGAGatccatcaagaaaacaattttttttcgcTATTAATGATCCTTTAATTGATTTACTCCTGGAGAATAGTTACGATTGGTTAAAGGTTGAGTAACCAAGTATAGGCTTGGATTTTTTTATGGAATGATTAAAAATGGATTAGACAGATTCTGAGAAATATCTGCAAAATAATGAATCTCCgtacctcctcctcctcctctaaCATTTGTGTCTTGATTCATATTTGTATTTTGATTTGTATCCAGATGCTCTTGATTTTGATTCTTATTGTTCCTCGGGTTATTTCCATTCTCTCTGATGACCGATACAATGTAAGACATTATTCTGGAAAGAAATGTCACAAAGAGAAGAAGAACCAaataaggaagaagaaaagaataaGATCTAAAATTCAATCTGAAAGAAGAATTACAGAAGAAATTGCTCCGATACCATAACAAAATTGATGAGGAAATTCTGAAATTGTTCAATTGAATCAGTAaagtaatcaattaattacaaaGCCTTCTAAAAGCTAATGATAATATTTGACTATACTAATAACTCTGGTTAACAAACTGAAAAGACTAAACTACCCTTAGTTAACATTAATAACACTAATAACATGTGGTTTGTTCGATTTGCAAACAcagtcttgtggtttaaaaacttACAAGCACGAGTCGGAGGTTTGTGAAGTTTGCAGTTAAAACATCTGAGGGTCAAATTTTCGGTCAAACAGTACTTATGATTTAATCCTTCTGCAAAATCATAGCTTATATATTGAGTAATTTGAAAAGTAAGTGTTTTAAGTACTCCAAATCGCCATCTTTTGGGATAAATAGCTACTATAATAATGCATGATTTTGCAAACTGCACAAAACATAAATCCCTATTTATATAATTTGAAACTACGGATATTTGCAAATCGTctaaattacaatttttttttatgtttctcattttaaacaaatcatAACTTTAATGATTCCATTGAATATACAAagatttttatagaatttttaaaattttaaattctatAAAAATGTTTTAAAATCTTAACTAGTACACCCCTCTGCAGAATTTTTTATGAGTTAATTCCAAAGCGATTATTGTTTCGTCTTCGTTCCCTCCACTACCATGGGACGGAAAAGCCTGAACTCTTGTCCATCTTTCTCTCTATTAAACCTACACAAAATCATTGTTTCTCCTTATTCTTCTCAGACTCAATCTTACAAACCTCTTCCTCAAAAATCATTCTTCAAATTCGACAGCAAAGATACCCATATAGATAGCTTATGTAAGGACGGAAGAATCCACGAAGCCATTGATATTCTCTGCGAACAAAAGCGCTTAAAAGAAGCTCTACAAGTGCTCAATcaaattgataagccttctccTTCTATTTACTCAACTCTTATACAATCTTGCCTCCATAATCGGGCTCTTGAAGAGGGGAAAAAGGTCCATGATCACATTAAACGTTCTGGGTTTCTACCGggtctggttatttcgaatcgCCTTGTCGATATGTATGCGAAATGTAACAGTTTGCCGAATGCCCACAAGGTATTCGATGAAATGAGTCAAAGGGACTTGTGTTCATGGAATGTGTTGATTTCTGGGTATGCTAAAATTGGGTTGCTTAAGGAAGCAAGGAAactgtttgataaaatgcctGAAAGAGATAACTTTTCTTGGACTGCTATGATTTCTGGGTATGTGAGGCATGATATACCTAATGAAGCTTTAGAATTGTTTAGAATGATGAAGAGAAGCGACAATTCAAAGACAAATAGATTTACCATTTCGAGTGTTCTTGCTGCAACATCAGCAATTCGTTGCTTGAGAATTGGGAAAGAGATTCATGGTTATATCATCAGAACTGGATTGGAATCAGATGAGGTGTTTTGGAGTGCTTTATCTGATATGTACGCTAAATGTGGGAGCCTAGATGAAGCAAGGTGCATTTTTGACAAAATGCGAAACAGAGATATTGTTACTTGGACAACGATGATCGATAGGTGTTTCGGGGAAGGTAAGCGAAAAGAGGGATTTGATTTGTTTTCAGGGTTATTAAGATCAGGTATAAGGCCTAATGACTTCACATTTGCTGGTGTTCTGAATGCTTGTGCTGATCTTAGTGAAGAGGGTGTTGGTAAGCAGGTTCACGGGCACATGACTCGAATAGGCAGTGATCCGTTTTCGTTTGCAGCGAGCGCTCTTGTTCACATGTATTCGAAGTCTGGGAATATGGTAAACGCTGAAAGGGTGTTCAAAGGGTTGCCTAGGCCTGATTTGGTTTCTTGGACTTCCTTGATTTCAGGGTATGCTCAGAACGGACTACCGGGAGAGGCTCTCTGGTACTTTGAGTTGCTACTGAAGTCAGGGACACAGCCTGATCACATAACTTTCGTTGGAGTTCTTTCCGCGTGCGCTCATGCTGGATTAGTCGATAAGGGTTTGCGACATTTTCACTCTATTAATAAAAAGTATGGCTTAACTCATACTGCTGATCATTATGCTTGTATAATTGATTTATTGGCTCGATCTGGCCGATTCGAAGAAGCTGAAAAGATTATTAATAAAATGCCAATGCAGCCTGATAAATTTCTCTGGGCTTCCTTGTTGGGTGGGTGTAGAATTCATGGAAATCTTAGACTTGCAAAAAGGGCTGCGGATGCATTATTTGAGATAGAGCCTGAGAATCCCGCTACATACGTTACAATGGCGAACATATACGCCACTGCTGGTATGTGGGATGAAGTAGCAAAGATCAGAAAAACTATGGATGACCGTGGAGTGGTGAAAAAACCAGGTGTTAGCTGGGTTGAGATTAAGAGAGAGGTACATGTGTTCTTAGTCGGAGATGATTCCCACCCGAGATCAAAGGAAATACACGGCTTTCTGGGGAAACTTTCCGAAAAGATGAAGGAGGAAGGATTTGTTCCGGACACGAATTTCGTGCTGCATGATGTGGAGGAAGAACAGAAGGAGCAAAATCTGTTTTACCACAGTGAGAAGCTTGCAATTGCTTTTGGAATTATTTCAACTCCAGAAGGAACTCAAATAAaggtttttaaaaatttaagaacTTGTGTAGACTGCCATACTGCAATTAAGTTTATATCAAAGCTTACCAAGAGAAAAATAATCGTAAGAGATTCGAATCGGTTCCATTGTTTTGAGGATGGAAAATGTTCTTGTGGAGACTTTTGGTGATTCAAACTGCTTGAAATCCATCCATCCAGAGCACAATTTTTTCTATTGCAGTCATGTTCAACTAAATCAGTGGATAATTTAGACAGTGAAAACGGATCTTTAACGTATCCACGTCGACTTTGCATCAACAGGTCCACTTCAATCTGCTGATTGAGAAGGCTAGCAATGTGCAAGTATGTTCTGATATTTGGTTACTTTCCTGAATTATGTGCAAAGCCATGAGAGTTTACCTGAAGACTTGAGATGTTTTTGGGCAACTTATCATCCGAGCTTCCTCAACATAAGATCTTTAAGATTTAAGGCCATGAAATCATTATTGAGCATCGAATGTGTAGTATTATTCATAAATTGTTTTTAGTCTTGTTTTCTAGGCTGTATTCTGGTTTTAAGTCACATGAATTTGTTGCTTCTGAATATCCTTTCTTTCTTATTAAGAATAATTTTTGCGAGCCATGAACTAACCATGAACAATTTCTTGCTTCTATTTATTTGATTGGTATATGTTCGTtattaggcaaaaagcatcctgatgTCTTATTTTTGAGTCTTATAAAAGTTAGTTTCGAAATTCAATTAATAGTgttatttatttcatatgtgtGTAAAATCTTATTTTTGAGCTGtaagaaatataatttcaaaaacAGATAAAATTAATAACACGTATTAgagatggctcctgccttagtaatggcagaattgctgctggtggagttcttcgggatgctggtggcgcctggctggctgggtttacccataacttaggtacgggctcctcctttactgcggagctctgggggatcttgtctggcattaaactcgtcattcgcatgggtgttaaaagactttcggtggagtctgacaatttggaggctatcaacaggatttcggatagacagactgtttgtcttaagagtcagaatctcattaaagccatcttgaggcttcgtcctgccttcgattctcttaccttctcccatatttatatggagcaaaaccgcgtggcggatcgcttggcagctgctgggcatggggaatgttaggtgtttctaccctttccgttcctccttcttttctgttaccttctcttcttgaggataagATTGgagtcagtcttcctagactgatcccgggttaggtttttgtttgtttgtttttttttcttcccttcttaccaaaaaaaaaaataacacgtATTAGATATTCCAAACTAACTAATTTGACAAGAAAAAGTttaatgtgacaaaaaaaaactattgtatccaaataaaagatcaaatcatacactaaaaatataaaatatcagACCATTTTGCAGAGCATGACATGATGTGGTAATTTCGGAAACACtataaaataagaataaaattttaacttttttaaCAAGTTTTAGTCATTTTCAGGCCAACCCAAGTGAGCCTTGGCTATTAGTTGGAATCATTCTCTTAGTGTTCCAGAAAGTAATCTTTCCGTCTTCGTTAAGATAAACTAGTCAAAAGCACGATATGAGTTATGAAATTAatgttattattaataataaataattagataagttttatagtttaattagaTCAGAACGATACgtaatatatataatactttatatttattttagttttaattattaaaatttttaaaaaattagctgtgcaaattaaatatttttttatatatatttaaatagcACATATTGATAATCATATACATTCCAAGGTACATttttaagaaacaaaaatactaatttgttatttttttgtttaataacTCTAGTGTTCATGAACCCGTTTTGTGAAGGGCGTAATAGTCTCCTGTGGTGTTTATTACACCATTTTTTCCGATAATAGTGGAAGCACTAGGTGGCGACTCTCATTACGTTTGAGAAACTATGGTTTCAAAATAATCGATTATCAAACTATACGCAATAAAATTTCTCATGTGTCTAGCATCGAACTAGGCGATGCAATTAAATGGACTCTTATGAAATCGTATTTATGCGATGCTACTCTCGCCCCTTCAGAATGCAAGTCGTTTCCACACTTCCTTATTTAAATTTCCAGTTGTCGAAGGcaatgtttatatatattaaaaatggaattttcGAGGGTGGGCTTTTTGTAGACTACACTAATGAAAAAAGAGTAAAATTTGGTATGCCATGATTTTAGACTTTCCATAAACAAAGGAAATTGGACTAATACATCCCTAATTTTGTACTTTCAAAATGTTATAACGTTACTGACATATTAATTCTCATGGCTAATATGTATTATAGATTACTTAAAAAAAAGTTCCGGAAAGCTAATATGTATTTTAGAGAGTCAATGAGTtaatttaaacaagtttaat comes from the Euphorbia lathyris chromosome 5, ddEupLath1.1, whole genome shotgun sequence genome and includes:
- the LOC136230104 gene encoding pentatricopeptide repeat-containing protein At4g37170-like, giving the protein MGRKSLNSCPSFSLLNLHKIIVSPYSSQTQSYKPLPQKSFFKFDSKDTHIDSLCKDGRIHEAIDILCEQKRLKEALQVLNQIDKPSPSIYSTLIQSCLHNRALEEGKKVHDHIKRSGFLPGLVISNRLVDMYAKCNSLPNAHKVFDEMSQRDLCSWNVLISGYAKIGLLKEARKLFDKMPERDNFSWTAMISGYVRHDIPNEALELFRMMKRSDNSKTNRFTISSVLAATSAIRCLRIGKEIHGYIIRTGLESDEVFWSALSDMYAKCGSLDEARCIFDKMRNRDIVTWTTMIDRCFGEGKRKEGFDLFSGLLRSGIRPNDFTFAGVLNACADLSEEGVGKQVHGHMTRIGSDPFSFAASALVHMYSKSGNMVNAERVFKGLPRPDLVSWTSLISGYAQNGLPGEALWYFELLLKSGTQPDHITFVGVLSACAHAGLVDKGLRHFHSINKKYGLTHTADHYACIIDLLARSGRFEEAEKIINKMPMQPDKFLWASLLGGCRIHGNLRLAKRAADALFEIEPENPATYVTMANIYATAGMWDEVAKIRKTMDDRGVVKKPGVSWVEIKREVHVFLVGDDSHPRSKEIHGFLGKLSEKMKEEGFVPDTNFVLHDVEEEQKEQNLFYHSEKLAIAFGIISTPEGTQIKVFKNLRTCVDCHTAIKFISKLTKRKIIVRDSNRFHCFEDGKCSCGDFW